A single Lactuca sativa cultivar Salinas chromosome 8, Lsat_Salinas_v11, whole genome shotgun sequence DNA region contains:
- the LOC111915117 gene encoding receptor-like protein EIX1, translating to MMLHMIPSLKELSLSDCRLSNVNLGPFLNSSRILPNIKHLDLGYNSFKGPLPGLLQNMTSLTFLSLSGFNHSLAWNFPNLLSMIPSLSELHLSGCGLDKTHLSSPHLNYSTLSNIQHLDLSNNPLGGIFPSVLTNMSSLEVLDLSYTMLNSSLPIMPELLELHLSGNKFKQIEDVGIWRQCHLKQLRVTNNVFRMEMTDPPKNASECSQYSLELLELSQSLNGRIPETLGRLANLRHLDLSQNGLTGSIPESVTGLRFLQVLYLYENQLTVPIPEFLGNLTQLVLFSNKLNGSIPESLGKLAALTELYLHSNLLDGTIPVSIGQLAKLRTLFISNNSLEGAVTEAHLANLSMLKYLDSSSNTKLTFNVSCGWIPPFQLRYLYLSSCNIGNGFPQWLRHQRKLGRLLLSNATLSGPLPTWLRKMPIIFLDLSHNKLSGSLKNLPNAKNDDVYGFFVLLLLEYNLFSGSIPRSLCRRTDLEVLDLSRNMLSGKIPNCMGNLQGLVIMSISSNQLSGAIPSSIALISSLFWLNLNKNNFTGEVPPELGNLQGLEVLDLGDNKLYGNIPNWIGKKLTSLVVLSLHKNNFTGRIPPSLCKSSNLQILDLAYNNLTGTIPPCVGNLNGMVVGHLMNVDYTVIDHDMSVIQVMKGVDLEYTTTWDIVFNMDLSSNKLVGEIPVELTALSMLVGLNLSNNHLSGGIPESIGKMMKLETLDFSKNKLSGSIPPSMAALTFLSHLNLSHNNLSGQIPTGNQLQTLIDDPSIYAGNKHLCGPPLQNTCSNHQDSTTTTSKKKHKAADEKMEVWLFYVDIMSGFGTGFWGVIGVLMFKKQWRHKLFMFAEETMDKIYVAVVVRVAKFKRGRE from the coding sequence ATGATGCTTCACATGATTCCCTCCTTAAAAGAGTTAAGTTTGTCAGATTGTAGACTTTCCAATGTTAATCTTGGTCCTTTTCTTAATTCCAGTAGAATACTTCCTAATATAAAACACCTCGATCTTGGCTACAATTCTTTCAAAGGTCCACTCCCTGGCCTTCTTCAAAACATGACATCCCTAACATTCCTCAGTCTTTCTGGATTTAATCATAGTTTGGCATGGAACTTTCCAAACCTACTAAGCATGATCCCTTCTTTGTCAGAGCTTCATTTGTCAGGTTGTGGGCTGGATAAGACGCATCTATCTTCTCCACATCTTAATTACAGTACACTTTCTAACATCCAGCACCTCGATCTTAGCAATAATCCACTTGGAGGTATATTTCCATCTGTATTGACAAACATGAGCTCCCTAGAAGTCCTTGACCTTTCATATACCATGTTGAATTCATCGCTTCCTATTATGCCTGAACTTCTAGAGCTTCATCTTTCTGGTAACAAGTTTAAGCAGATTGAGGATGTTGGAATCTGGAGACAGTGCCACCTGAAACAATTGCGTGTGACAAATAATGTGTTCCGTATGGAAATGACTGACCCACCAAAAAACGCATCAGAATGCTCCCAATATTCTTTGGAGTTGCTGGAATTAAGTCAGAGTTTAAATGGTAGAATTCCAGAAACACTTGGAAGACTGGCGAATTTAAGACACCTTGATCTATCGCAGAATGGACTGACTGGTTCAATCCCTGAATCTGTAACAGGATTAAGATTTTTACAAGTACTATATCTATATGAAAACCAGTTGACTGTTCCCATTCCAGAATTCCTTGGGAACCTTACCCAACTTGTCCTTTTTTCCAACAAATTGAATGGTTCAATTCCAGAATCCCTTGGAAAATTAGCAGCTTTAACAGAATTGTATCTACATTCTAATTTATTAGACGGGACTATTCCAGTTTCGATTGGGCAACTTGCCAAACTCCGTACTCTATTTATCTCTAACAATTCTTTAGAAGGAGCAGTTACTGAAGCCCATTTGGCTAACCTTTCGATGTTGAAGTACTTGGATAGTTCTTCCAACACTAAGCTGACATTCAATGTTTCATGTGGGTGGATACCTCCATTCCAGTTGAGATATCTTTATCTCAGCTCTTGCAATATCGGGAATGGATTTCCGCAGTGGCTTCGACATCAGAGGAAACTTGGGAGGTTATTGTTGTCCAATGCTACACTTTCGGGGCCGCTGCCCACATGGCTGCGGAAGATGCCCATCATTTTCTTAGATCTCTCTCACAACAAACTCAGCGGATCTTTGAAAAACCTTCCTAATGCGAAAAATGATGATGTATATGGGTTTTTTGTTCTATTACTTCTGGAATATAACCTTTTCAGTGGGTCAATTCCAAGGTCATTATGCAGAAGAACAGATTTGGAAGTGCTTGATCTTTCAAGAAACATGTTAAGTGGGAAAATTCCCAACTGTATGGGGAATCTGCAGGGTTTGGTTATCATGAGTATAAGCTCAAATCAGCTCTCTGGTGCCATTCCTAGCTCAATTGCTCTTATTTCATCATTATTTTGGTTAAATTTGAACAAAAATAACTTTACTGGTGAAGTTCCTCCAGAATTAGGGAATCTACAAGGTTTGGAAGTCTTAGATTTGGGTGACAATAAATTATATGGAAATATACCCAATTGGATAGGGAAAAAACTTACATCTTTGGTAGTTTTGAGTTTACACAAAAACAACTTCACTGGTAGAATTCCTCCATCTCTTTGCAAAAGTTCAAATCTTCAAATTTTGGATCTTGCATACAACAACTTAACCGGAACCATTCCTCCGTGTGTAGGAAACTTAAATGGCATGGTTGTGGGTCACTTGATGAATGTAGATTATACAGTTATCGACCATGATATGAGTGTGATTCAGGTCATGAAAGGTGTTGATCTTGAATATACAACAACTTGGGATATAGTGTTTAACATGGACCTTTCAAGCAATAAACTTGTGGGAGAAATACCGGTCGAGCTAACTGCACTTTCTATGTTGGTGGGTCTGAATCTGTCTAATAATCATCTGAGTGGGGGTATTCCAGAGAGCATTGGAAAGATGATGAAGTTGGAAACTCTTGATTTCTCAAAAAACAAGTTGAGCGGGAGCATCCCTCCAAGCATGGCAGCTTTGACTTTTTTGAGCCATTTgaatttgtcacacaacaacttgtCAGGACAAATTCCAACAGGAAATCAACTGCAGACGCTTATTGATGATCCATCAATATATGCTGGGAACAAACATCTATGTGGACCTCCATTGCAAAACACTTGCTCAAATCATCAagattcaacaacaacaacaagcaaGAAGAAACACAAAGCAGCTGATGAGAAGATGGAGGTATGGTTGTTTTATGTGGATATAATGAGTGGTTTTGGAACAGGGTTTTGGGGTGTTATTGGAGTTCTGATGTTCAAGAAGCAGTGGAGACACAAACTTTTCATGTTTGCTGAGGAAACCATGGATAAGATATACGTTGCAGTTGTGGTAAGAGTTGCCAAGTTCAAGAGAGGAAGAGAATAG